A region from the Sulfurivermis fontis genome encodes:
- a CDS encoding agmatine deiminase family protein codes for MQILPAEWSPQCAVLLTWPHRYGPLGRILQQAEQVFIQIARAVTAHERLIVSCLDEEHRTHIQTQLAVARVDLGQVLLAIAPSNDVWARDHGPITVLRDGKPLLLDFAFNGWGRKYPYELDNALTRTLHRQGVFGTTPLEIVDLILEGGSIESDGRGTLLTTRHCLLNPQRNPEYDCVGLEGIFAQVFGSRRVLWLDHGELEGDDTDGHIDTLARFCDEHTIAYVRCDNPHDSHYAALLEMERELKAFRDNEGRPYRLVPLPLPSPKRNEHGQRLPATYANFLIINGAVLVPVYDDVQDAVALERLAPCFPGRELIAINCLPLIQQYGSLHCVTMQLPAGVV; via the coding sequence ATGCAGATACTGCCCGCAGAATGGTCACCGCAATGCGCGGTGCTGCTCACCTGGCCCCACCGGTACGGCCCGCTGGGGCGCATCCTGCAACAGGCGGAACAGGTATTCATACAGATTGCCAGGGCGGTCACTGCTCATGAGCGGCTGATTGTTTCCTGTCTGGACGAGGAACATCGCACCCATATCCAGACTCAGCTGGCCGTCGCCCGCGTCGACCTCGGTCAGGTACTTCTGGCCATTGCCCCGTCAAATGATGTCTGGGCGCGTGATCACGGCCCTATCACCGTATTGCGCGACGGCAAGCCTCTGTTGCTCGACTTCGCCTTCAACGGCTGGGGCCGCAAATACCCCTACGAACTGGACAATGCCCTCACCCGCACCCTGCACCGCCAGGGCGTGTTCGGCACCACACCGCTGGAGATCGTCGATCTGATTCTGGAAGGCGGTAGCATCGAGAGCGATGGCCGGGGCACCCTGCTCACCACCCGCCATTGCCTGCTCAACCCGCAACGCAATCCCGAATACGACTGCGTCGGCCTGGAAGGCATCTTCGCCCAGGTGTTCGGCAGCCGGCGCGTGCTGTGGCTCGACCACGGCGAACTGGAGGGCGATGACACCGACGGCCATATCGACACGCTGGCCCGCTTCTGCGACGAACACACCATCGCCTACGTGCGCTGCGACAACCCGCACGACAGTCATTACGCCGCCTTGCTGGAAATGGAGCGTGAACTCAAGGCCTTCCGCGACAATGAAGGCCGGCCCTACCGTCTGGTGCCGCTACCACTGCCCTCCCCCAAACGCAACGAACACGGCCAGCGCCTGCCCGCCACCTATGCCAATTTCCTCATCATCAACGGTGCCGTGCTGGTGCCGGTCTATGACGATGTGCAGGATGCGGTGGCGCTGGAGCGACTGGCCCCCTGTTTCCCCGGCCGCGAACTCATCGCCATCAACTGCCTGCCCCTGATCCAACAATACGGCAGCCTGCATTGCGTCACCATGCAGTTGCCGGCAGGGGTGGTATGA
- a CDS encoding carbon-nitrogen hydrolase, with product MKSRTLRVGLVQQPCSEDRETNLYYSALNIREAAADGAELVLLQELHSGVYFCQSEDPARFDQAEPIPGPTTQALSELAQELGIVIVGSVFERRASGLYHNTAVVLEKDGSLAGIYRKMHIPDDPGYYEKYYFTPGDLGFTPIDTSVGRLGVLVCWDQWYPEAARLMAMAGAEILLYPTAIGWDERAEPDEQLRQRDAWVTIQRSHAIANGVPVVACNRVGHEPDPTGQTPGINFWGYSFICGQQGEILAQAPEDDPTFLVAEVDLGRNEQVRRAWPYLRDRRIDAYADLLRRYRD from the coding sequence ATGAAATCACGAACCCTGCGTGTCGGCCTGGTCCAGCAGCCTTGCAGCGAGGATCGGGAAACCAATCTTTACTACAGCGCATTGAACATCCGCGAGGCGGCCGCCGACGGCGCCGAACTGGTGCTGCTGCAGGAACTGCACAGCGGTGTGTACTTCTGCCAGTCGGAAGACCCGGCACGCTTCGATCAGGCCGAGCCCATCCCCGGCCCCACCACCCAAGCCCTGTCCGAACTGGCGCAGGAACTGGGGATCGTCATCGTCGGCTCGGTATTCGAGCGGCGCGCCTCCGGTCTGTACCACAACACCGCCGTGGTACTGGAAAAGGACGGCAGCCTCGCCGGCATCTACCGCAAGATGCATATCCCGGACGACCCCGGCTATTACGAAAAGTACTATTTCACCCCCGGCGATCTGGGCTTCACCCCCATCGACACCTCGGTAGGCCGCCTCGGCGTGCTGGTGTGCTGGGACCAGTGGTATCCGGAAGCGGCGCGCCTGATGGCCATGGCCGGTGCAGAGATACTACTCTATCCCACCGCCATCGGCTGGGACGAGCGCGCAGAACCGGACGAACAATTGCGCCAACGCGATGCCTGGGTCACCATCCAGCGCAGCCATGCCATCGCCAACGGCGTCCCGGTGGTCGCCTGCAACCGCGTCGGCCATGAGCCGGACCCGACCGGCCAGACACCCGGCATCAACTTCTGGGGCTACAGCTTCATCTGCGGCCAGCAGGGCGAGATCCTCGCCCAGGCACCGGAAGACGATCCCACCTTCCTGGTGGCGGAAGTCGATCTCGGCCGCAACGAACAGGTGCGCCGCGCCTGGCCCTATCTGCGCGACCGCCGCATCGATGCCTACGCCGACCTGCTGCGCCGCTACCGCGACTAG
- a CDS encoding 3-deoxy-7-phosphoheptulonate synthase, whose translation MIIILQPHVTTQSPEFENLRTYIANLPRVQMRVHEERGSQQTLTEIYLIGDTAALDKDDIASLPGVERVVRVSREYRVLGRHHDDQRPSYFEYNGVRFGQDNLNVFAGLCAVDTPEHVESMMRTLRDHGQVCTRMGAYKPRTNPYAFQGHGKTCLPYVFELAGKYGIKVIAMEVTHDSHVHEIHEALHAAGNPTGVMLQIGTRNTQNFELLKIVGRQREFPVLLKRGFGITLEESLNAAEYLASEGNRNVVFGLRGMKTNMGDPHRNLVDFAHVPVVKRLTRMPVCIDPSHSVGSRERSPDGLLDVFHVTAQGIIAGANMVLVDFHPQPPKALVDGPQALLLPELPHFLEDVAIARETYEKRVAAAARYAG comes from the coding sequence ATGATCATCATCCTGCAACCGCATGTCACCACGCAGAGTCCGGAATTCGAAAACCTGCGCACCTACATCGCCAACCTGCCGCGGGTGCAGATGCGCGTGCACGAGGAGCGCGGCAGCCAGCAGACACTGACCGAGATCTATCTCATCGGCGACACCGCCGCCCTGGACAAGGATGACATCGCCAGCCTGCCCGGTGTCGAACGCGTGGTGCGCGTATCACGCGAATACCGCGTGCTCGGCCGTCACCATGACGACCAGCGCCCGAGTTATTTCGAGTACAACGGCGTGCGCTTCGGCCAGGACAACCTCAACGTCTTCGCCGGCCTGTGTGCGGTGGACACGCCGGAACACGTGGAGAGCATGATGCGCACCCTGCGCGATCACGGCCAGGTGTGCACACGCATGGGCGCCTACAAGCCACGCACCAATCCCTATGCCTTCCAGGGCCACGGCAAGACCTGCCTGCCCTATGTATTCGAGCTGGCGGGAAAGTATGGCATCAAGGTCATCGCCATGGAGGTCACCCACGACAGCCATGTGCACGAGATTCACGAGGCACTGCATGCCGCGGGCAATCCCACCGGCGTGATGCTACAGATCGGCACGCGCAACACGCAAAACTTCGAACTGCTGAAGATCGTCGGTCGCCAGCGCGAGTTTCCGGTGCTGCTCAAGCGCGGCTTCGGCATCACTCTGGAGGAGTCGCTCAACGCCGCCGAATACCTGGCCTCGGAAGGGAACCGCAACGTGGTGTTCGGCCTGCGCGGCATGAAGACCAACATGGGCGACCCGCACCGCAACCTGGTGGACTTCGCCCATGTGCCGGTGGTGAAGCGCCTGACGCGCATGCCGGTGTGCATCGATCCGTCCCATTCGGTGGGTTCCCGCGAGCGCAGCCCGGACGGCCTGCTCGACGTTTTTCACGTCACCGCCCAGGGCATCATCGCCGGCGCCAACATGGTACTGGTGGATTTCCATCCCCAGCCGCCCAAGGCGCTGGTGGACGGCCCGCAGGCGCTGCTGCTGCCGGAGCTGCCACACTTCCTGGAGGATGTGGCCATCGCCCGCGAGACCTATGAAAAACGTGTGGCGGCGGCCGCCCGGTATGCGGGCTGA
- a CDS encoding sigma-54 interaction domain-containing protein yields MACDNIAKPSCEQIINILPDPFVVIDRHYRIMAANAQYRKRYGLSNGEDVVGRFCYEVSHHVDAPCSQHGEHCPLEIVFSTAQSTQVMHIHYDMNGHEEYVQLQSTPLFDDDGNVLYVGEYIFPISQKRQDTLLIGRSRPMVRMTSLLQRVAPTTTTVLLLGESGVGKECVAKYVHEYSPRSGGPFVIVDCGTLGENLIESELFGHEKGAFTGATGRKKGLFEVAHGGTLFIDEIAELPLALQTKLLRVLETGTIRRLGGTEYINVDVRVIAATHRDLQRMVERGEFRQDLYYRLSAFPVRIPPLRDRPDDIAALAEYFLSSSDDGDRFVPLSPEVIETLMTYDYPGNVRELRNIIERAAILAYGEDIIRPEHLVFEGPRREDVQQPGGERGALEGSSRKLLQRRHGRLTDDEVMHALETCDGHRARAAQRLGVSERTLYRYVERMRGN; encoded by the coding sequence ATGGCCTGTGACAACATCGCCAAGCCGTCCTGTGAGCAAATCATCAACATCCTGCCCGACCCCTTCGTGGTCATCGATCGCCATTACCGCATCATGGCGGCCAATGCCCAGTACCGTAAGCGTTACGGCCTGAGCAACGGCGAGGACGTGGTGGGCCGCTTCTGCTACGAGGTATCTCATCATGTGGATGCCCCCTGCAGCCAGCACGGCGAGCATTGCCCGCTGGAGATCGTCTTCAGCACCGCACAGTCGACCCAGGTGATGCACATCCATTACGACATGAACGGCCACGAGGAATACGTGCAGCTTCAATCGACCCCGCTGTTCGACGATGATGGCAATGTGCTGTATGTGGGCGAGTACATCTTTCCGATCAGCCAGAAGCGTCAGGATACCCTGCTCATCGGTCGTTCCCGCCCGATGGTGCGCATGACCAGCCTGTTGCAGCGCGTGGCCCCCACCACCACCACGGTGTTGCTGCTGGGTGAGAGTGGCGTCGGCAAGGAGTGCGTGGCGAAGTATGTACACGAGTATTCACCGCGTAGCGGCGGGCCCTTTGTCATCGTCGACTGCGGCACCCTGGGCGAGAACCTGATCGAGAGCGAGCTGTTCGGCCATGAGAAGGGCGCTTTTACCGGCGCCACCGGGCGCAAGAAGGGCCTGTTCGAGGTGGCCCACGGCGGCACCCTGTTCATCGACGAAATCGCCGAGTTGCCGTTGGCGCTGCAAACCAAGCTGCTGCGCGTGCTGGAGACCGGCACCATCCGCCGCCTCGGCGGTACCGAATACATCAACGTCGACGTGCGCGTCATCGCCGCCACCCACCGCGACTTGCAACGGATGGTGGAGCGCGGCGAGTTCCGCCAGGACCTGTATTACCGTCTGTCCGCCTTCCCGGTGCGTATCCCGCCGCTGCGCGACCGCCCCGACGATATCGCCGCATTGGCCGAGTATTTCCTGTCCAGCAGCGATGACGGCGATCGTTTCGTACCGCTGTCGCCCGAGGTAATCGAAACCCTGATGACCTACGATTACCCGGGTAATGTGCGCGAGTTGCGCAACATCATCGAACGTGCCGCGATTCTGGCCTATGGTGAGGACATCATCCGGCCGGAACATCTGGTGTTCGAGGGCCCGCGGCGCGAGGATGTGCAACAGCCAGGGGGCGAACGGGGGGCGCTGGAGGGCAGCAGCCGCAAACTGCTGCAGCGGCGTCATGGCCGTCTCACCGACGATGAGGTGATGCACGCCCTGGAGACCTGTGACGGCCACCGTGCCCGTGCGGCACAGCGTCTCGGCGTCAGCGAGCGCACCCTGTACCGTTATGTGGAACGCATGCGCGGCAATTGA
- a CDS encoding NAD(P)/FAD-dependent oxidoreductase, protein MAHIVIMGAGIGGLPAAYDFRDVLGRAHEITVINSSDHFSFTPSNPWVAVGWRTRKDITFPMANYLAKKDIKLIAQPVTEMKPDENTLVLQDGSSVKYDYLVIATGPKLAFEEVEGLGPHGGHTHSVCTTDHAEKAYAAWQEFVKDPGPLVVGAVQGASCFGPAYETALIYATDLRKRKIRDKVPMTFVTSEPYIGHLGLGGVGDSKGMLESELRQNHIKWICNAKVTKVEAGKMYVSEHNDSGEVIKEHEVPFKYSMMLPAFKGIDPVMKVGEDLVNPRGFVKVDAFQRNPKWHNIYSVGVCIAIPPVEATPVPTGTPKTGYMIESMVSATVHNIKNALEGKEPDEKGTWNAICLADMGDTGVAFVAMPQIPPRNVSWMKKGKWVHMAKVAFEKYFINKMKKGSSEPLFEKYILKALGIERLK, encoded by the coding sequence ATGGCACATATCGTAATCATGGGCGCCGGCATCGGCGGTCTACCCGCCGCCTACGATTTCCGCGACGTCCTTGGGCGCGCGCATGAGATCACCGTGATCAACAGCTCCGATCACTTCAGCTTCACCCCATCCAACCCGTGGGTGGCCGTGGGTTGGCGTACCCGCAAGGACATCACCTTCCCGATGGCCAACTATCTGGCCAAAAAGGACATCAAGCTGATCGCCCAGCCGGTCACCGAGATGAAGCCGGATGAGAATACCCTGGTGCTGCAGGACGGCAGCTCCGTGAAGTACGACTACCTGGTGATCGCCACCGGCCCGAAGCTGGCCTTCGAGGAGGTCGAGGGCTTGGGCCCCCATGGCGGTCACACCCATTCCGTGTGCACCACCGACCACGCCGAGAAGGCCTATGCGGCTTGGCAGGAGTTCGTCAAGGATCCCGGGCCGCTGGTCGTCGGCGCCGTGCAGGGTGCCTCCTGCTTCGGTCCGGCCTATGAGACTGCGCTGATCTACGCCACCGACCTGCGCAAGCGCAAGATTCGTGACAAGGTGCCGATGACCTTCGTGACCTCCGAGCCCTACATCGGCCACCTGGGCCTGGGCGGTGTGGGCGATTCCAAAGGCATGCTGGAGTCGGAACTGCGCCAGAACCACATCAAGTGGATCTGCAACGCCAAAGTCACCAAGGTCGAGGCTGGCAAGATGTATGTGTCCGAGCACAACGACAGCGGTGAGGTCATCAAGGAGCACGAAGTGCCCTTCAAATATTCCATGATGCTGCCGGCCTTCAAGGGCATCGATCCGGTGATGAAGGTGGGTGAGGATCTGGTCAACCCGCGCGGTTTCGTCAAGGTGGACGCCTTTCAGCGCAACCCGAAGTGGCACAATATCTACTCCGTCGGCGTGTGCATCGCCATCCCGCCGGTGGAGGCCACTCCGGTACCGACCGGTACCCCCAAGACCGGCTACATGATCGAGTCCATGGTGTCGGCCACCGTCCATAACATCAAGAACGCCCTGGAGGGCAAGGAGCCGGACGAGAAGGGTACCTGGAACGCCATCTGCCTGGCGGACATGGGCGATACCGGCGTGGCCTTCGTCGCCATGCCGCAGATCCCGCCGCGCAACGTGTCCTGGATGAAGAAGGGCAAGTGGGTGCACATGGCCAAGGTGGCCTTCGAGAAGTACTTCATCAACAAGATGAAGAAGGGCTCTTCCGAGCCCCTGTTCGAGAAGTACATCCTCAAGGCCCTGGGTATCGAACGCCTGAAGTAA
- the mfd gene encoding transcription-repair coupling factor — MTDRYLSPLHPTPARRPGERLRWGRLYGSSYGLAIASAAREQDGMVLVVTADAPTASRLEYELRFYLGDDANLPVLHFPDWETLPYDAFSPHQDIISERLATLYRLPSISRGVLITPIATLMHRLPPREYLEGHSLVLDVGQRMDLEQMRRRLDASGYRCVSQVMEHGEFAVRGALFDLFPMGSDLPYRIELFDDEVESIRTFDPETQRTQEKVHSVRLLPAREFPLGDAAIKQFRSAWRLAIEGDPQRSLIYRDVSNGFAPPGIEYYLPLFFDHTATLFDYLPGQTLVLSTEGAEDAADGFWGECKERHEQLRHNIERPLLPPERVFLRGDEVLGALARYPRTQLQRFELEAKAGHLNFACDNPPSLTLDVRSEQPTAALRRFLGEFPGRVLFAVESAGRREALLDLLVGADIKPKAVESWQQFLDSDITLGLLVAPLEQGLLLQDPPLAVIAEPQLYGEQVMQRRRRKVRATRDADAVIRNLAELQPGAPVVHEEHGVGRYLGMQTLDAGGITQEFLTLEYAGGDKLYVPVSSLHLISRYTGAAPESAPLHKLGSGQWEKAKRKASEKVRDVAAELLAIYAQRAARKGHAYTIDWAAYQAFAAGFPFETTPDQQAAIDAVLNDMETPQPMDRLVCGDVGFGKTEVAMRAAFVAVMGGKQVAMLVPTTLLAQQHYENFRDRFADWPVRIESLSRFRTKKEQDQVIEGLQQGKVDIIIGTHKLLQENIKLERLGLVIIDEEHRFGVRQKDRFKALRAEVDVLTLTATPIPRTLNMSLAHIRDLSIIATAPARRLAVKTFVTEWQQPLIHEACLREIKRGGQVYFLHNDVDTIEKMEQELAALIPEATVRHAHGQMRERELERVMSDFYHQRFNILVCTTIIETGIDIPSANTIIINRADRFGLAQLYQLRGRVGRSHHRAYAYLIVPPRRQMTDDAIKRLEAIEAIEELGTGFTLATHDLEIRGAGELLGEEQSGQMQEIGFSLYSELLERAVAALKAGREPELDRPLDHGTEVDLHIPALIPDDYLPDVHSRLIMYKRIASAESLEELRDLQVEMIDRFGLLPEPAKNLIRVTELKLHATPLGIRKIELGPAGGRITFNPQPNIDGMKIIQLIQTQAKVYKLDGQERLRIVMDMPDAESRFELLEGLLKRLGS; from the coding sequence ATGACCGACCGCTACCTCTCGCCGCTGCACCCCACCCCCGCCCGCCGCCCCGGCGAGCGCCTGCGCTGGGGGCGCCTGTACGGCAGCAGCTACGGCCTGGCCATCGCCTCGGCGGCGCGCGAGCAGGACGGCATGGTACTGGTGGTCACCGCCGACGCACCGACGGCCAGCCGCCTGGAATACGAACTGCGTTTCTACCTGGGCGACGATGCCAACCTGCCGGTGCTGCACTTCCCGGACTGGGAGACCCTGCCGTACGACGCCTTCTCGCCACACCAGGACATCATCTCCGAGCGCCTGGCGACGCTGTACCGCCTGCCCTCCATCAGCCGCGGCGTACTGATCACCCCCATCGCCACCCTCATGCACCGCCTGCCGCCACGGGAGTATCTGGAGGGCCACAGCCTGGTGCTGGATGTGGGCCAGCGCATGGACCTGGAGCAAATGCGTCGGCGCCTCGACGCCAGTGGCTACCGCTGCGTGTCGCAGGTGATGGAGCACGGCGAGTTCGCCGTGCGCGGCGCCCTGTTCGACCTGTTCCCCATGGGCAGCGACCTGCCCTACCGCATCGAGCTGTTCGACGACGAGGTGGAGAGCATCCGCACCTTCGACCCGGAGACCCAGCGCACCCAGGAAAAGGTCCACTCGGTGCGCCTGCTGCCGGCACGCGAGTTCCCCCTCGGCGACGCCGCCATCAAGCAGTTTCGCAGCGCCTGGCGCCTCGCCATCGAGGGCGACCCGCAACGCAGCCTGATCTACCGCGACGTCAGCAACGGTTTCGCCCCACCGGGCATCGAGTACTACCTGCCGCTGTTCTTCGACCACACCGCCACCCTGTTCGACTACCTGCCGGGGCAGACCCTGGTGCTCAGCACCGAGGGCGCCGAGGATGCCGCCGACGGCTTCTGGGGTGAGTGCAAGGAGCGCCACGAACAGCTGCGCCACAACATCGAACGCCCGCTGCTGCCGCCGGAGCGCGTGTTCCTGCGCGGCGACGAGGTGCTGGGTGCGCTGGCACGTTACCCGCGCACCCAGTTGCAGCGTTTCGAGCTGGAGGCGAAGGCCGGGCATCTCAACTTCGCCTGTGACAATCCCCCCAGCCTGACCCTGGACGTGCGTTCCGAACAGCCCACCGCCGCCTTGCGCCGTTTCCTCGGCGAATTCCCCGGCCGCGTGCTGTTCGCGGTGGAATCCGCCGGCCGCCGCGAGGCCCTGCTCGACCTGCTGGTCGGTGCCGACATCAAGCCCAAGGCGGTGGAGTCCTGGCAACAGTTCCTCGACAGCGATATCACCCTCGGCCTGCTGGTAGCACCGCTGGAGCAGGGCCTGCTGTTGCAGGATCCGCCGCTGGCCGTCATCGCCGAACCACAGCTGTACGGCGAACAGGTGATGCAGCGGCGCCGCCGCAAGGTGCGCGCGACGCGTGACGCCGACGCGGTGATCCGCAACCTGGCCGAACTGCAGCCCGGTGCGCCGGTGGTGCACGAGGAACACGGCGTCGGCCGCTACCTCGGCATGCAGACCCTCGATGCCGGCGGCATTACCCAAGAATTCCTCACTCTGGAATACGCCGGCGGCGACAAGCTCTACGTGCCGGTATCCTCGCTGCACCTGATCAGCCGCTACACCGGCGCGGCGCCGGAATCGGCCCCGCTGCACAAACTGGGCAGCGGGCAGTGGGAAAAGGCCAAGCGCAAGGCCAGCGAAAAGGTGCGTGACGTAGCGGCGGAACTGCTCGCCATCTACGCCCAGCGCGCCGCCCGCAAGGGCCATGCCTACACGATCGATTGGGCCGCATATCAGGCCTTCGCCGCCGGCTTCCCCTTCGAGACCACCCCCGATCAGCAGGCCGCCATCGACGCGGTGCTCAACGACATGGAAACGCCGCAGCCGATGGATCGCCTGGTGTGCGGCGACGTCGGTTTCGGCAAGACCGAGGTCGCCATGCGCGCCGCCTTCGTCGCCGTGATGGGCGGCAAGCAGGTGGCCATGCTGGTGCCCACCACCCTGCTCGCCCAGCAGCACTACGAAAACTTCCGCGACCGCTTCGCCGACTGGCCGGTGCGCATCGAAAGCCTGTCGCGCTTCCGTACCAAAAAGGAACAGGACCAGGTCATCGAAGGCCTGCAACAGGGCAAGGTGGACATCATCATCGGCACCCACAAACTGCTGCAGGAGAATATCAAGCTGGAGCGACTCGGCCTCGTCATCATCGACGAGGAACACCGTTTCGGCGTGCGGCAGAAGGATCGCTTCAAGGCGCTGCGCGCCGAGGTTGACGTGCTGACCCTCACCGCCACGCCGATCCCGCGCACCCTCAACATGTCGCTGGCCCATATCCGCGACCTGTCCATCATCGCCACCGCACCGGCGCGCCGCCTCGCCGTGAAGACCTTCGTCACCGAATGGCAGCAGCCGCTGATCCACGAGGCCTGCCTGCGCGAGATCAAGCGCGGCGGCCAGGTCTACTTCCTGCACAACGATGTCGACACCATCGAGAAGATGGAACAGGAGTTAGCGGCGCTGATCCCCGAGGCCACCGTGCGCCACGCCCATGGCCAGATGCGCGAGCGCGAACTGGAACGGGTGATGTCCGACTTCTACCACCAGCGCTTCAACATCCTGGTGTGCACCACCATCATCGAAACCGGCATCGACATCCCCAGCGCCAACACCATCATCATCAACCGCGCCGACCGCTTCGGCCTGGCCCAGCTCTACCAGCTACGCGGCCGCGTCGGCCGCTCCCACCACCGCGCCTACGCCTACCTCATCGTGCCGCCGCGCCGGCAGATGACCGACGACGCCATCAAACGTCTGGAAGCCATCGAGGCCATCGAGGAACTGGGCACCGGCTTCACCCTCGCCACCCACGACCTGGAGATCCGCGGCGCCGGCGAACTGCTCGGCGAGGAACAGAGCGGCCAGATGCAGGAGATCGGCTTCAGCCTATACAGCGAACTGCTGGAACGCGCCGTCGCCGCGCTGAAGGCCGGCCGCGAACCGGAACTGGATCGCCCGCTCGACCACGGCACCGAAGTCGACCTGCACATCCCGGCCCTGATCCCCGACGACTACCTGCCCGACGTGCACAGCCGCCTGATCATGTACAAGCGCATCGCCAGCGCCGAAAGCCTGGAAGAACTGCGTGATTTGCAGGTGGAAATGATCGACCGCTTCGGCCTGCTGCCGGAACCGGCCAAGAACCTGATCCGCGTCACCGAGCTGAAACTGCACGCCACCCCGCTCGGCATCCGCAAGATCGAACTCGGCCCCGC